In the Acropora muricata isolate sample 2 chromosome 10, ASM3666990v1, whole genome shotgun sequence genome, one interval contains:
- the LOC136930937 gene encoding 3'-5' RNA helicase YTHDC2-like, producing MNMASSGSPKKTRRQSEICVKEEFKIAVKIALDRFRFQEKQKVLEFPSSFTSLERAYIHRMCQNIGLASQSQGKGRNRYLTVSKKDVNTGNYSSILKLSSNACQHIEHLAKKFPLNIKERQELQPKTERSTATFDSGRSSRDNKVVGKLNNNMPAIPPVAKPNEFSSIRKSLPIYELREQILKLISENQVILISGETGSGKTTQVPQFILEDANTQGTQCRIVCTQPRRISALSVSERVATERGERLGQTVGYQIRLDNRISPKTLLTYCTTGVLLQTLMSGDNSLSFVTHVIVDEIHERDRFTDFLLIAVRDLLAVNRRLKLILMSAALDIQLFIDYFGKCPVVNVPGRCFEVKEYFLEDVLKMTSYCSDEMARHLKDTSKAQIKTETECADSVMNRKSTSVKGNLDEAKIAEKNNEAEKIEKTVELCSLDKVDLEPEELYDEELQPRGDIDLEEDSDSKIAGNAQGKDYLEAADFPLDEELTDGEVMEPDILLEDDDDNEGANEDVDDDEEDEEVVVEEANNDDDEIKEVEEGVEVLKLEDEVENGSAQTEEVNSEDKQDDEESYNEEQYLREEMDNSISEAWLNGSEDAFVQILYLVMQENISVDYQHSETQATPLMVASGRGCASVVEQLLNLGANPHIKEPKNGWTAIDWAKKWEHTKVVELLESSLSSPKVPYVDETALEKESEELNDEDRELLSVYHRTFDDDKIDRDLVISLVGYICTSSQEGAILVFLPGYDDIISLRDALTSHREFGNSKRYQIFMLHSSMQPSEQREVFRKLPHNTRKIVLSTNIAETSVTINDVVFVIDCGKVKEKSFDALTSVSSLHPVWVSKASAIQRRGRAGRCSPGICFHLFSRVRFENLLEYQIPELLRTPLQELCLHTKLLASPNTSIADFISKAAEPPPFLVLRNAVALLKTIDALDQWEDLTDLGRHLADLPLSPHLGKMVLYSVVLKCLDPVVTIACALAYRDPFVLPMYSAEKRAAAAARKKLILDPFSDHLVFVQVFRAWQRARSQGHDKSFCHRNYLSQATLEMMAGMRSQILGQLKVAGFIRPRGAGDIKDLNTNSNNFAVVKAALCAGTFPLLARVDRGRSKLTTQKENSARFHNSSIMNQPPSHGESMSSAQAKSIARLPSDWLIYEEMTRLYTTVTVKCCTLVSPVTVALFTGPSLSSEHVMDSLSSRDGDRYLGEGFIRESESSDSETDDGTGGEKNKDKGVSFKVDEWIALSGNQEVVKLVWYLRHKLQALVIRRIRSPSRPWSQVDEMVVRAVAAVLTAEEHVLNPSLYPRQRRTRPGIESAADSRTRKERSHLAVQFSPSREQLQELSGSQAKSERSVSPHHASKASGEGWTTPATQQRDARYFIMKCNNQRNLDISMAKGIWATTLANEKKLNRAFKETKLVVLIFSVQGSGHFQGYAHMMSVIGKEKSPEFGSTSLSGVFSVEWIKKANIPFQQAHHLVNPWNDHKKVQISRDGQEVEPKIGEELCKLWNADNSSQGGRTPRANNSINRRGKPSVQSDPHPTPSQWQSSQPNLGYTAMQQVYTAHTPSLPIPVPIPSPRHTIPAHYPGHQVVTPQPMAVHTHPSVPFGAQAAALQSQFHATAPRFTGSLPQTPSARSMGPLPRGSRGPFNASRK from the exons tcCTGGAGTTTCCGTCGTCTTTTACATCACTGGAAAGGGCTTATATTCACAGAATGTGTCAGAATATAGGACTTGCCTCTCAAAGCCAGGG GAAAGGAAGGAACAGATATCTCACAGTTTCAAAGAAAGATGTCAACACTGGAAATTACAGCAGCATTTTGAAGCTCTCTAGCAATGCTTGCCAACACATTGAACATCTTGCAAAGAAGTTTCCTTTAAATATAAAGGAGAGACAAGAACTTCAACCAAAAACCGAAAGATCAACTGCGACATTTGATTCAG GTCGAAGTTCAAGAGACAATAAGGTTGTTGGCAAATTGAACAATAACATGCCAGCTATTCCCCCTGTGGCAAAACCAAATGAATTCTCTTCGATTCGTAAATCTCTACCAATTTATGAACTGCGGGAGCAGATTTTAAAGCTTATTTCAGAGAATCAG gtTATCCTTATATCAGGTGAGACTGGTTCTGGAAAGACAACACAG GTTCCACAGTTCATACTTGAAGATGCCAATACTCAAGGTACGCAGTGCCGGATAGTTTGTACTCAACCTCGAAGGATCTCAGCCTTATCAGTTAGTGAGAGAGTAGCAACTGAAAGAGGAGAAAGACTTGGTCAGACTGTCGGCTATCAAATAAGACTTGATAACAG AATATCGCCAAAAACATTGTTGACATACTGTACGACTGGAGTGCTGTTACAAACGCTGATGTCTGGTGACAACTCTCTGTCATTTGTGACACATGTTATAGTG GATGAAATACATGAGCGGGATAGATTTACAGATTTTCTGCTGATTGCTGTTAGAGATCTTCTTGCTGTAAACAGACGACTCAAATTGATCTTAATGAGTGCTGCATTAGATATCCAACTGTTCATTGACTACTTTGGAAAATGTCCGGTGGTAAACG TTCCTGGGAGATGCTTTGAGGTAAAAGAATACTTCCTGGAAGATGTACTGAAAAT GACATCATATTGTAGTGACGAGATGGCTAGGCATCTGAAAGACACATCAAAAG CACAAATCAAGACTGAAACAGAATGTGCTGATTCTGTGATGAATCGTAAATCAACTTCAGTAAAAGGAAACCTTGACGAGGCCAAAATTGCTGAAAAGAATAATGAGGctgaaaaaatagaaaaaacagtGGAACTTTGCTCTCTTGATAAAGTGGACTTGGAACCAGAGGAACTGTATGATGAAGAACTTCAACCAAGAGGAG ATATTGACCTGGAAGAGGATTCAGATTCCAAAATAGCTGGGAATGCGCAAGGAAAGGATTATCTTGAAGCTGCTGACTTTCCACTGGACGAAGAACTCACTGATGGCGAGGTCATGGAGCCGGATATTTTACTAGAGGATGACGATGACAATGAAGGAGCCAATGAGGATGTAGATGACGATGAAGAGGATGAAGAAGTTGTGGTAGAAGAGGCaaacaatgatgatgacgaaATCAAAGAAGTGGAAGAAGGAGTAGAAGTTTTGAAACTGGAGGATGAAGTGGAGAATGGCAGCGCGCAAACTGAGGAGGTTAACAGTGAGGATAAACAAGATGATGAG GAAAGTTACAATGAAGAGCAGTATCTGAGAGAGGAAATGGATAACAGTATATCAGAGGCATGGCTTAAT GGGAGTGAGGATGCATTTGTACAGATTCTTTACTTAGTTATGCAGGAAAATATAAGTG TGGATTATCAGCATTCAGAGACCCAGGCCACCCCTCTAATGGTAGCATCAGGTAGAGGCTGTGCCAGTGTTGTTGAACAACTGCTCAACTTAGGAGCAAATCCACACATCAAGGAACCCAAGAATGGCTG GACTGCAATTGACTGGGCCAAGAAATGGGAACACACTAAAGTGGTTGAACTTCTTGAGTCATCATT GTCATCACCTAAAGTTCCGTATGTTGATGAAACAGCTCTCGAAAAAGAATCAGAGGAGCTAAACGATGAAGACAGAGAGTTGCTCTCAGTTTATCACAGGACATTTGATGATGATAAG ATTGATCGTGATCTTGTTATTAGTTTGGTGGGTTACATCTGTACCAGTTCGCAAGAAG GAGCTATTTTAGTGTTTCTTCCTGGTTATGATGATATTATCTCACTGCGGGATGCCCTGACTTCCCATAGGGAGTTTGGAAATTCAAAGAG GTATCAAATCTTCATGCTACATTCCTCCATGCAACCTTCAGAACAAAGAGAG gttttcaGAAAGCTACCTCATAATACAAGGAAGATT GTTTTGTCCACAAACATTGCTGAAACAAGTGTGACAATCAATGATGTTGTGTTTGTGATAGACTGTGGAAAAGTTAAAGAG AAATCATTTGATGCTTTGACTTCTGTTTCCTCGTTACACCCAGTGTGGGTGTCGAAAGCTAGTGCTATTCAAAGAAGGGGAAG GGCTGGCAGATGCTCCCCTGGCATTTGCTTTCATTTATTTAGCCGTGTACGATTTGAAAATTTGTTGGAATATCAAATCCCAGAATTGTTAAGAACACCATTGCAG gAACTCTGTCTTCATACCAAGCTCTTAGCATCCCCAAATACATCAATTGCTGATTTTATATCAAAAGCAGCTGAACCACCTCCATTTTTGGTGCTAAGAAATGCTGTTGCCTTATTAAAG ACTATTGATGCTTTGGACCAATGGGAGGATTTAACGGACCTTG GACGTCATCTTGCAGACTTGCCTCTCAGTCCTCATTTGGGAAAGATGGTTTTGTATTCAGTTGTGCTCAAGTGTCTGGACCCCGTTGTGACAATAGCTTGTGCTTTAGCTTACAGAGATCCAT TCGTCCTTCCAATGTACTCAGCTGAGAAGCGTGCAGCTGCTGCAGCTAGGAAAAAGTTGATTTTGGATCCCTTCAGCGATCATTTAGTCTTTGTGCAAGTCTTTCGA gCCTGGCAACGTGCAAGATCTCAAGGACATGATAAGAGCTTCTGCCATAGGAATTATCTTTCTCAAGCCACGCTAGAAATGATGGCTGGtatgag GTCACAGATTCTAGGTCAGTTGAAAGTTGCTGGTTTCATTCGGCCACGTGGTGCTGGAGACATAAAGGACTTGAATACCAATTCCAACAATTTTGCCGTTGTCAAG GCAGCTCTGTGTGCAGGAACATTTCCTCTCTTAGCCCGTGTCGACAGAGGCAGAAGCAAGCTAACAACCCA gaaagaAAACAGCGCACGTTTTCACAATTCTTCCATAATGAACCAGCCCCCATCACATGGAGAAAGCATGTCCAGTGCACAAGCTAAATCCATTGCAAGGTTGCCATCAGACTGGCTGATTTATGAAGAAATGACAAG GTTGTACACCACAGTTACAGTAAAATGCTGCACTCTGGTCTCACCTGTAACAGTGGCACTCTTCACTGGCCCAAGCCTGTCATCTGAACATGTCATGGACTCCTTGTCCTCTCGAGATGGAGATAGATACCTTGGAGAAGGCTTCATACGGGAAAGTGAAAGCAGCGACAGTGAAACAGACGATGGCACAGGAGGAGAAAAGAATAAGGACAAAGGTGTTTCATTCAAGGTGGATGAGTGGATTGCACTTTCTGGCAACCAAGAG GTTGTAAAACTTGTGTGGTATTTGCGTCACAAGTTACAAGCGCTAGTTATTAGAAGAATTCGATCTCCATCAAGACCATGGTCACAAGTGGATGAG atggtgGTGCGTGCTGTAGCGGCAGTTTTGACAGCTGAGGAGCATGTCTTGAACCCATCGTTGTACCCTCGCCAGCGACGAACACGGCCTG GTATTGAAAGTGCAGCTGACTcaagaacaagaaaagaaag GTCTCACTTAGCAGTACAGTTTTCGCCTTCTAGAGAGCAACTTCAAGAATTATCAG GGTCTCAAGCTAAAAGTGAAAGATCTGTGTCCCCTCAC CATGCTAGCAAAGCATCAGGGGAAGGTTGGACGACACCTGCAACCCAACAAAGAGATG CTCGTTACTTTATCATGAAATGCAATAATCAACGCAACTTAGACATCTCTATGGCCAAG GGCATTTGGGCAACAACATTGGCCAATGAAAAGAAGCTTAACAGAGCATTCAAA GAAACCAAACTTGTTGTTCTCATCTTTTCTGTTCAAGGGAGTGGCCATTTTCAAG GCTATGCGCACATGATGTCTGTCATTGGCAAAGAAAAGTCTCCAGAGTTTGGATCAACTTCACTTAGTGGAGTGTTCAGTGTGGAATGGATAAAGAA aGCTAATATTCCATTCCAGCAAGCTCATCATTTGGTAAACCCATGGAATGACCACAAAAAAGTTCAAATCAGTCGTGATGGCCAG GAGGTAGAACCCAAGATTGGTGAGGAACTTTGCAAGCTGTGGAATGCAGACAATTCCAGTCAGGGTGGACGCACTCCGAGGGCAAACAATAGCATAAACAGGCGAGGAAAGCCCTCAGTACAATCAGATCCTCACCCCACCCCTAGCCAGTGGCAGAGTTCACAGCCAAACCTTGGCTACACTGCAATGCAGCAGGTGTACACAGCTCACACCCCGTCCCTCCCCATCCCTGTACCGATTCCATCTCCTCGACACACAATCCCTGCCCACTATCCTGGTCATCAAGTTGTGACACCACAGCCTATGGCAGTCCATACACATCCAAGTGTTCCCTTTGGAGCTCAAGCTGCAGCATTACAGTCTCAGTTTCATGCAACAGCCCCAAGATTCACTGGAAGCCTCCCTCAGACACCCAGTGCAAGGTCAATGGGACCACTGCCACGGGGTTCAAGAGGACCCTTTAATGCTTCAAGGAAATAA